One region of Streptococcus salivarius genomic DNA includes:
- a CDS encoding adenylosuccinate synthase, whose product MTSVVVVGTQWGDEGKGKITDFLSQDAEVIARYQGGDNAGHTIVIDGKKFKLHLIPSGIFFPEKISVIGNGVVVNPKSLVKELEYLHAEGVSTESLRISDRAHVILPYHIKLDQLQEAAKGDNKIGTTNKGIGPAYMDKAARVGIRIADLLDKEIFADRLKTNLAEKNRLFSKMYESEELSFEEIFEEYYAYGQQIKQYVTDTSVILNDALDAGKRVLFEGAQGVMLDIDQGTYPFVTSSNPVAGGVTIGSGVGPSKINKVVGVCKAYTSRVGDGPFPTELFDEVGERIREVGHEYGTTTGRPRRVGWFDSVVMRHSRRVSGITNLSLNCIDVLSGLDTVKICVAYDLDGERIDYYPASLEQLKRCKPIYEELPGWEEDITGCRSLDELPENARNYVRRVGELVGVRISTFSVGPGREQTNILESVWSNI is encoded by the coding sequence ATGACATCAGTAGTTGTTGTGGGTACCCAGTGGGGTGATGAAGGTAAAGGGAAAATTACAGATTTCCTAAGTCAAGATGCCGAAGTGATCGCACGTTATCAAGGTGGAGACAATGCAGGTCACACGATTGTTATCGATGGTAAGAAATTTAAATTGCACTTGATTCCATCAGGTATTTTCTTCCCAGAGAAAATCTCTGTTATCGGGAACGGTGTAGTGGTCAATCCTAAATCACTTGTCAAAGAGTTGGAATATCTTCATGCCGAAGGTGTGTCAACAGAGAGCCTTCGTATTTCTGACCGTGCGCACGTTATCTTGCCGTACCATATTAAACTTGATCAACTGCAAGAAGCTGCTAAAGGTGATAATAAGATTGGTACAACTAACAAAGGTATTGGTCCTGCCTATATGGATAAGGCTGCGCGTGTAGGTATCCGTATTGCAGACCTTTTGGACAAAGAAATCTTTGCTGATCGTTTGAAAACAAACTTAGCTGAGAAAAACCGTCTTTTCAGTAAGATGTATGAATCTGAAGAATTATCATTCGAAGAGATTTTTGAAGAGTACTATGCTTATGGACAACAAATTAAGCAATATGTCACAGATACATCTGTAATCTTGAACGACGCTCTTGATGCAGGCAAACGTGTCCTCTTTGAAGGAGCTCAAGGGGTTATGCTTGATATTGACCAAGGTACTTACCCATTTGTAACGTCATCAAACCCAGTTGCGGGTGGTGTTACAATCGGTTCAGGTGTTGGTCCATCTAAAATCAACAAGGTCGTTGGTGTATGTAAGGCCTATACGAGTCGTGTTGGTGATGGTCCTTTCCCAACTGAGTTATTTGATGAAGTGGGTGAACGCATCCGTGAAGTTGGTCATGAATATGGAACAACAACTGGACGTCCACGTCGTGTAGGATGGTTTGACTCAGTGGTGATGCGCCATAGCCGTCGTGTATCAGGTATCACAAACCTCAGCTTGAACTGTATCGATGTTCTCTCAGGTCTTGACACTGTAAAAATTTGTGTAGCTTATGATCTTGATGGTGAGCGTATTGATTACTACCCAGCTAGTCTTGAGCAATTGAAACGCTGTAAACCAATCTATGAAGAATTGCCAGGTTGGGAAGAAGACATCACAGGTTGCCGTAGTTTAGATGAGCTTCCTGAAAATGCTCGTAATTATGTTCGTCGTGTTGGTGAATTGGTAGGTGTACGTATCTCTACTTTCTCTGTAGGACCAGGACGTGAACAAACAAACATTCTTGAAAGTGTTTGGTCAAATATCTAA
- a CDS encoding low temperature requirement protein A encodes MATLIKHKRVEFSELFYDLVFVFAISKATALIHPIHNGVLAWDSLLDFFISVMVIINSWMIQTIYTNRYGTNSLFNMVIMFINMGLMLFISNMIGYNWQQWYYHTCWAVGTLTLTLFFQYLVQFFRGSTDSADRESIKGFLWLTGLQSLGVYLAALFPIYVGVYIFIASILLTFIVPIFLITKDEHFQVNLPHLIERVSLLVIITFGEMVIGLVNFFTVENFSIYSVLNFVIMLSLFLFYFGEFDHAIDEGSNQKGLFIIYSHYPIFIGLMLMTVSMGFLLNPEANLLVAISFFYIGIGLFQAAVLANGPYNKNYLRYSKSYYCAQATLYLAALILSLVFASNPTIVLSIATIFALAIAIHFIYFYVTQNKKYSKSNWGFF; translated from the coding sequence ATGGCAACTCTTATTAAGCATAAACGTGTAGAATTTTCAGAACTATTTTATGACCTAGTGTTTGTTTTTGCAATTTCAAAAGCAACTGCTTTAATTCACCCTATTCATAACGGTGTTTTGGCTTGGGACTCTTTACTTGATTTCTTCATCTCTGTCATGGTTATCATCAATTCCTGGATGATTCAAACCATTTATACCAATCGCTATGGAACAAACTCGTTATTTAACATGGTAATCATGTTTATCAACATGGGACTTATGCTCTTTATATCCAATATGATTGGATACAATTGGCAACAATGGTACTATCATACCTGTTGGGCTGTTGGCACATTAACCCTTACCTTATTTTTTCAATATTTGGTTCAGTTTTTTAGAGGATCAACCGATAGTGCTGATCGGGAAAGTATCAAAGGTTTTCTATGGTTGACAGGTCTACAAAGCTTAGGAGTCTATCTGGCAGCTCTTTTTCCTATTTACGTTGGAGTCTATATCTTTATTGCTAGTATTCTGCTAACATTTATTGTGCCAATTTTCTTGATTACTAAAGATGAGCATTTCCAAGTAAATCTTCCCCATTTAATCGAGCGCGTCTCCCTTCTTGTCATTATTACGTTTGGAGAGATGGTTATTGGGCTAGTTAACTTCTTTACAGTTGAGAATTTCTCGATATATTCGGTTCTTAATTTCGTTATCATGCTTTCTCTGTTCTTGTTTTATTTTGGTGAATTTGACCATGCTATTGACGAAGGATCCAATCAAAAGGGATTATTTATAATTTATAGTCACTATCCTATTTTCATTGGGCTTATGTTGATGACAGTTTCGATGGGTTTTCTTCTGAATCCTGAGGCTAATCTTCTCGTTGCAATCAGCTTCTTTTATATCGGAATTGGCCTCTTCCAAGCTGCTGTCCTAGCAAATGGGCCCTATAACAAAAACTATCTTCGCTATTCGAAAAGTTACTACTGTGCTCAAGCGACACTCTATCTGGCTGCCTTGATTCTCTCTTTGGTTTTCGCTTCGAATCCTACAATAGTGCTGAGTATTGCAACCATCTTCGCTCTAGCTATAGCCATTCATTTTATTTATTTTTATGTGACACAGAATAAAAAATATTCCAAATCTAACTGGGGGTTCTTTTAA
- a CDS encoding DUF3173 domain-containing protein: protein MDHNLISNKELIEMGYRPHTANDIIHQARELLVSRGYTFYNRKRLMVVPKSVVNEILGTEVA, encoded by the coding sequence ATGGATCATAATTTAATTAGCAACAAAGAATTAATTGAAATGGGCTATCGCCCTCACACTGCAAATGATATCATCCATCAGGCAAGAGAATTACTTGTCTCACGAGGCTATACATTTTATAATCGCAAACGTTTGATGGTTGTTCCAAAAAGTGTTGTAAATGAGATTCTAGGAACTGAGGTGGCGTAA
- a CDS encoding DNA topology modulation protein has translation MKIAIIGYSGSGKSTLANFLGQHYNCEVLHLDKIHFTSNWQERTVDEMTDDISTFMLQRDWIIEGNYSACLYEERMREADCIVYFNFNRVNCLYRAFRRYLTYRGKTRPSMAEDCNEKFDFAFVKWILLDGRSKKYVEQYNVVIKNYSDKTIILKNQRQLNHYMKQVK, from the coding sequence TTGAAAATTGCAATCATTGGCTATAGCGGCTCTGGAAAGTCTACTTTGGCAAACTTTTTAGGTCAACACTACAATTGTGAGGTTCTTCATTTAGATAAAATTCATTTCACATCAAATTGGCAAGAGCGAACAGTTGATGAAATGACTGACGATATATCAACATTTATGCTACAACGTGATTGGATTATTGAAGGGAATTACTCGGCCTGTCTTTATGAAGAACGCATGAGGGAAGCTGACTGTATTGTCTATTTCAACTTTAACAGAGTTAATTGTCTCTATCGGGCATTTAGGCGCTATTTAACATATAGGGGAAAGACACGTCCTAGCATGGCAGAAGACTGTAATGAAAAATTTGATTTTGCATTTGTGAAATGGATTTTATTAGACGGACGTTCTAAAAAATATGTCGAGCAATATAATGTAGTTATTAAAAATTATTCTGACAAGACAATTATTTTAAAGAATCAAAGGCAGTTAAATCATTATATGAAGCAGGTTAAATAG
- a CDS encoding site-specific integrase has product MASVRYRKRGDSNLWTYEIRSEGKTVVHNSGFKTKKLAESEAEPILQELRLGKRISRDISLVDLYQEWLELKILPSSRSEETKKKYLLRKNTIERLFGNKKVTQIRASEYQRIMNKYGQTVGRNFLGRLNTGIHQSIQMAIADKVLIDDFTQHVELFSSKEQQMTEEKYLHTERDYLDLLLAVKKKFDYQRSIVPYIIYFLLKTGMRFGELIALTWNEVDFDRGLLKTYRRFNTLSHKFVPPKNKTSIRMVPIDEECIKILQDLKIEQEKANKELGIKNRYKMIFQHYGYIHLVPDIASVNKALSVLLNELDIYPIITTKGARHTYGSYLWHKGFDLGVIAKILGHKDISMLVEVYGHTLEEKIFEEFNQIRDVWKDCS; this is encoded by the coding sequence ATGGCAAGTGTTCGTTATCGAAAGCGAGGAGATAGTAATTTATGGACCTATGAAATTCGTAGCGAAGGGAAAACTGTTGTTCATAATAGCGGTTTTAAAACAAAAAAACTTGCAGAGTCAGAAGCTGAACCGATTCTGCAAGAACTTCGTTTAGGAAAAAGAATTTCTAGAGATATTTCTCTTGTAGATCTGTATCAAGAATGGCTTGAACTAAAAATTCTACCGAGTAGTAGGTCGGAAGAGACAAAGAAAAAATATCTTCTCCGTAAAAACACAATTGAAAGATTATTTGGAAATAAAAAAGTCACTCAAATTCGTGCGAGTGAATACCAAAGAATTATGAATAAGTATGGACAAACAGTTGGTAGAAATTTTCTTGGTAGATTGAATACTGGGATTCATCAGAGCATCCAAATGGCAATTGCCGACAAAGTTCTAATTGATGATTTTACACAACATGTCGAGTTATTTTCATCCAAAGAACAACAGATGACAGAAGAGAAATATTTACATACAGAAAGGGACTATCTGGATTTACTTTTAGCAGTAAAGAAAAAATTTGATTACCAACGTTCAATTGTTCCTTATATCATCTATTTTCTATTAAAAACAGGCATGAGGTTTGGAGAGTTAATAGCGTTAACTTGGAATGAAGTTGACTTTGACAGAGGACTGCTAAAAACATATAGGAGGTTTAATACCCTTTCTCATAAATTTGTCCCTCCAAAAAACAAAACGTCTATTCGGATGGTACCGATAGACGAAGAATGTATTAAGATATTACAAGACCTAAAAATTGAACAGGAGAAGGCTAATAAAGAGCTAGGAATCAAGAATAGGTATAAAATGATTTTTCAGCATTATGGATATATTCACTTGGTACCAGATATTGCAAGTGTCAATAAAGCTTTGAGTGTTCTTTTAAATGAATTAGATATTTATCCAATTATCACGACAAAAGGAGCACGTCATACCTATGGAAGCTACCTCTGGCACAAAGGATTTGACCTTGGAGTTATTGCAAAAATTCTAGGGCATAAAGATATTTCAATGTTAGTAGAAGTATATGGACACACTTTAGAAGAGAAAATTTTTGAAGAATTTAATCAAATTAGAGATGTCTGGAAAGATTGCTCATAA
- a CDS encoding YeiH family protein, whose protein sequence is MSFLSKNWAGLLVCLIISIISWVLGGFLPVVGAPVFAIFIGMILYPFLTPYKQLDAGLTYSSKKLLQYAVILLGFGLNISQVFAVGKSSLPVILSTISIALIIAFFFQRFFNMDTKLATLIGVGSSICGGSAIAATAPVIHAKEKEVAQAISVIFFFNVLAALIFPTLGSWLHLSNEGFALFAGTAVNDTSSVTATASAWDSLYHTNTLESATIVKLTRTLAIIPITLFLSYWQSRQQDNNQGVKLKKIFPVFILYFILASLLTTVLTSFGVSNSFFSPLKQLSKFLIIMAMSAIGLKTNLVAMIKSSGKSILLGALCWIAIILTSLGMQLLIGIF, encoded by the coding sequence ATGTCATTTCTATCAAAAAATTGGGCAGGACTGTTAGTCTGTCTGATCATTTCTATCATCTCTTGGGTTTTAGGAGGCTTTCTGCCTGTTGTGGGAGCACCTGTTTTCGCCATTTTTATCGGAATGATTCTCTACCCCTTTCTCACTCCCTATAAACAACTGGATGCTGGTTTGACTTATAGCTCCAAAAAATTGCTTCAGTATGCTGTTATCTTACTTGGTTTTGGACTCAATATCTCTCAAGTTTTCGCAGTTGGAAAATCTTCCCTTCCTGTCATCCTTTCGACTATTTCTATCGCTTTAATTATTGCTTTCTTTTTCCAACGATTTTTTAACATGGATACAAAGCTAGCTACCTTGATTGGGGTAGGCTCTTCTATCTGTGGCGGTTCTGCCATTGCAGCGACTGCTCCTGTTATTCACGCCAAGGAAAAAGAAGTAGCCCAAGCCATTTCTGTTATCTTTTTCTTCAATGTCTTGGCAGCTCTTATCTTTCCAACTCTAGGTTCTTGGCTCCATCTCTCCAACGAAGGTTTTGCTCTCTTTGCGGGTACTGCGGTCAACGATACTTCCTCTGTAACAGCCACAGCTAGCGCCTGGGATAGTCTGTATCATACCAATACTCTAGAATCTGCAACCATTGTCAAACTGACTCGTACCTTAGCTATTATCCCTATTACTCTCTTCCTCTCCTATTGGCAAAGCCGTCAACAAGACAACAACCAAGGAGTAAAGCTTAAAAAAATCTTCCCCGTTTTCATTCTCTACTTCATCCTAGCTTCTCTGCTAACTACCGTCCTTACTTCTTTTGGTGTTAGCAATAGCTTCTTTTCACCTCTCAAACAGCTCTCCAAATTCCTCATCATCATGGCTATGAGTGCTATTGGTCTCAAAACTAACCTCGTTGCTATGATCAAATCCAGTGGAAAATCCATTCTTCTTGGAGCCCTTTGCTGGATTGCTATCATCCTGACTAGTCTTGGCATGCAATTACTCATCGGTATTTTCTAA
- a CDS encoding low molecular weight protein-tyrosine-phosphatase: MKKIVFVCLGNICRSPMAEFVMKELDQGESLHIESRATSSWEHGNPVHQGTQKILRKYAISFDSSKGSQQISQADFEFFDLVVGMDESNVEDLLQISAGHYDDKIKLFRPGGVPDPWYTGDFEETYKLVTAGCRDWLQWIKDRQ, translated from the coding sequence ATGAAGAAGATTGTATTTGTTTGTCTGGGGAATATTTGTCGTAGCCCAATGGCAGAATTTGTGATGAAAGAGCTGGACCAAGGAGAGTCTTTGCATATCGAAAGTCGCGCGACATCTTCATGGGAGCATGGAAATCCAGTTCATCAAGGTACCCAAAAGATTTTAAGGAAATATGCTATTTCTTTTGACTCTTCCAAGGGCTCACAGCAGATTAGTCAGGCTGATTTTGAGTTCTTTGATCTAGTTGTGGGAATGGATGAGTCAAATGTTGAGGATCTTCTACAGATATCTGCAGGGCATTATGACGATAAAATCAAGCTTTTCAGACCTGGTGGAGTGCCGGACCCATGGTACACAGGTGACTTTGAAGAAACATATAAATTGGTAACTGCAGGTTGTCGAGACTGGTTACAGTGGATTAAGGATAGACAATGA
- a CDS encoding membrane protein, producing the protein MNFKQLKDFDFKNIDIDRNQFERITVGVIILCALSLFLVTIKTQHSIKIDGTKITYKGQMQNHRLNGQGTLTYDNGDTYTGEFKNGSFNGQGTFKSHEGWIYQGEFKSGQADGQGKLTTENKVTYKGKFKQGIFKG; encoded by the coding sequence ATGAATTTTAAACAACTAAAGGATTTTGATTTTAAAAATATTGATATTGACCGAAATCAATTTGAGCGTATCACAGTAGGGGTTATTATTTTATGTGCCCTGTCCTTGTTTTTGGTGACTATAAAAACGCAACATTCTATCAAGATTGATGGGACTAAGATTACCTATAAAGGTCAGATGCAGAACCACCGTTTGAATGGTCAAGGAACTTTGACCTATGACAATGGTGATACCTACACAGGAGAATTTAAGAATGGTTCCTTTAATGGTCAAGGAACCTTCAAATCTCATGAGGGTTGGATTTATCAAGGTGAGTTCAAGTCTGGCCAAGCCGATGGCCAAGGAAAATTGACTACTGAAAATAAGGTTACCTACAAAGGGAAATTTAAACAGGGGATTTTTAAAGGATGA
- the ruvB gene encoding Holliday junction branch migration DNA helicase RuvB translates to MARILDNDLLGDEEYVERTLRPQYFKEYIGQDKVKDQLKIFIEAAKLRDEALDHTLLFGPPGLGKTTMAFVIANEMGVNLKQTSGPAIEKAGDLVAILNDLEPGDILFIDEIHRMPMAVEEVLYSAMEDYYIDIMIGAGETSRSVHLELPPFTLVGATTRAGMLSNPLRARFGINGHMEYYELPDLKEIIERTSEIFDMTITPEAALELARRSRGTPRIANRLLKRVRDYAQIMGDGIIDDKIADKALTMLDVDHEGLDYVDQKILRTMIEMYGGGPVGLGTLSVNIAEERETVEDMYEPYLIQKGFIMRTRTGRVATVKAYEHMGYDYTQES, encoded by the coding sequence ATGGCAAGAATATTAGATAATGATTTACTAGGAGATGAAGAGTATGTTGAGCGTACCCTTCGTCCTCAGTACTTTAAGGAATACATTGGTCAAGATAAGGTTAAAGACCAATTAAAGATTTTTATAGAGGCAGCTAAACTTCGTGATGAAGCCCTAGATCATACTCTTTTGTTTGGTCCTCCAGGTTTGGGGAAAACAACTATGGCTTTTGTGATAGCTAATGAGATGGGCGTCAATTTAAAGCAGACGTCTGGGCCAGCAATTGAAAAGGCTGGTGATTTAGTTGCTATACTCAATGACTTGGAGCCAGGTGATATCTTATTTATTGATGAGATTCACCGGATGCCTATGGCAGTTGAAGAAGTTCTTTATAGTGCTATGGAAGATTACTACATCGATATCATGATTGGTGCAGGCGAAACAAGTCGTAGTGTCCATCTAGAGTTACCACCGTTCACATTAGTAGGTGCAACTACTCGAGCAGGTATGTTGTCAAATCCATTGAGGGCTCGCTTTGGGATTAATGGTCATATGGAATATTATGAGCTACCAGATTTGAAGGAAATTATTGAACGTACTTCAGAAATCTTTGACATGACTATAACACCTGAAGCTGCTCTAGAGCTAGCACGTCGTAGCCGTGGGACCCCTCGTATTGCTAACCGCCTACTTAAGCGCGTGAGAGACTATGCACAAATCATGGGTGATGGCATCATTGATGATAAGATTGCAGACAAGGCGTTGACTATGTTGGATGTGGACCATGAAGGACTAGATTATGTCGACCAAAAAATTCTCCGCACCATGATTGAAATGTATGGTGGGGGACCAGTTGGTCTAGGTACCTTGTCAGTTAATATTGCAGAAGAGCGAGAAACGGTAGAAGATATGTACGAACCCTATCTAATTCAAAAGGGATTTATTATGCGAACACGAACAGGACGTGTTGCAACGGTTAAAGCCTATGAACACATGGGGTACGACTACACTCAAGAAAGTTGA
- a CDS encoding replication initiation protein, with amino-acid sequence MLVSIQDLRSIQERCDVGELVQRLDVSIDRLTVIWDTDTGSLRRIFKNLKQAISTRVDSFEIHDNVRDDVFTLAKDFNEYDSINIIFFQLSTYGGEQLIRIDFNPNTLKEFDGMKVWRQLMYFARLNSLTVRLSRFDLAFDILNRPEIVNLQHIKGGVTHKVFYGRGGELETKYWGSSGSNVQVRLYDKNKEIIAHKREEKLDLAVNPFWWRLEFQLRTKAIGEEMVQDIMNRLDNFGFYKLDHIRVEQRAFTIIFVNNPELLSLAFPNLKSDSIKKKKTRVRKLLREETNQFAEELKEVLIQNLPKLNTELQLLVGEFLTLENQ; translated from the coding sequence TTGTTGGTTTCTATACAAGATTTAAGAAGCATTCAAGAACGATGTGATGTAGGAGAATTAGTACAGAGGTTAGATGTCAGTATCGATAGACTAACGGTTATCTGGGATACTGATACTGGTTCTCTAAGACGGATTTTCAAAAATCTGAAACAGGCAATAAGTACAAGAGTTGACTCATTTGAAATACATGATAACGTGCGAGATGATGTCTTTACTTTAGCTAAAGATTTTAATGAGTATGATTCAATCAATATTATATTTTTTCAATTATCCACTTATGGAGGTGAACAATTGATTCGGATTGATTTCAATCCTAACACTTTAAAAGAATTTGATGGAATGAAAGTATGGAGGCAATTAATGTACTTTGCCAGATTGAATTCATTGACGGTACGATTGTCTCGTTTTGATTTGGCATTTGACATTCTCAACAGGCCTGAGATCGTTAATTTGCAACATATTAAAGGTGGTGTTACCCATAAGGTCTTCTATGGTCGAGGGGGCGAATTAGAGACGAAATATTGGGGTTCTAGCGGTAGTAATGTACAAGTTAGGTTATATGATAAGAATAAAGAAATCATTGCTCACAAGCGTGAAGAGAAGCTAGATTTGGCTGTAAATCCGTTTTGGTGGAGACTAGAGTTCCAACTCAGAACCAAAGCGATTGGGGAGGAGATGGTCCAAGATATTATGAATCGACTTGATAATTTCGGATTTTATAAGCTAGATCATATTCGAGTGGAGCAAAGAGCATTTACAATTATCTTTGTCAACAATCCTGAACTGTTGTCATTGGCTTTTCCAAATTTAAAATCAGATAGCATCAAAAAGAAAAAAACAAGAGTCCGCAAACTATTGAGAGAAGAAACGAACCAATTTGCGGAAGAATTAAAAGAAGTATTAATACAGAATCTCCCTAAATTAAATACAGAATTACAACTACTTGTAGGTGAGTTTCTGACTTTAGAAAATCAATAA
- a CDS encoding helix-turn-helix domain-containing protein, with protein sequence MTFIIQNFGPNLARLRIEKGVSQTQLAEDLGIGKQSISDYEKQKSYPTFANLDKIAEYFNATPTQLFGTSKEIELEKSVLESNEYSDKVSEILKAVKYIEHFLQTDGQYLEDLLYLTRGNQLYTEDGDELYIDPTSQKRTFHNQYEPGFIVARDKSPLELLIENKDLLD encoded by the coding sequence ATGACCTTTATTATTCAAAATTTTGGACCCAATTTGGCACGACTACGCATAGAAAAAGGAGTAAGTCAAACTCAACTAGCTGAAGACTTAGGAATTGGTAAACAGTCCATCTCTGATTATGAAAAACAAAAAAGCTATCCTACCTTTGCAAATTTAGATAAGATAGCAGAATATTTTAATGCAACTCCAACTCAACTTTTTGGAACGAGTAAGGAGATTGAATTAGAAAAGAGTGTTCTTGAATCGAATGAATACTCTGATAAAGTAAGTGAGATCTTAAAGGCTGTCAAATACATCGAACATTTTCTACAAACTGATGGACAGTACTTAGAGGATTTACTTTACCTAACAAGAGGCAACCAGCTATACACAGAAGATGGAGATGAGTTGTATATTGATCCAACTTCTCAGAAAAGAACATTTCATAACCAATATGAACCTGGTTTTATTGTAGCAAGAGATAAATCCCCACTAGAACTCTTAATTGAAAATAAGGACCTATTAGATTAA
- a CDS encoding acyltransferase family protein produces MRINWFSYIRVTGLFLVLIYHFFPSVLPGGFIGVDVFFTFSGYLITALLIDEVSRTHRIDYLGFMRRRFYRIVPPLVLMVLICTPLALLVRNDFIAGIGRQITSVIGFVTNYYEILTGGNYENQFNQHIYLHTWSLAIEVHYYILWGALLWFLAKRVKHQNQFRGLVFMVSLACFMVSFLSMFISAFFVDSFSRLYFSSITHAYPFFLGSLFATLSGVYETTARFKKNIRLWTLKKTVLYMAGSFALLVLLGLVLHFEERITYLFGFVLASLFTAVMIYSARVLHEKLPGKSEPALISYLAEISYSVYLFHWPLYIIFSQLTNNIIAVILTTILSIVFATLSYYIIEPFIAGRKASLFGIDLDLTPYRHIVLYVFSGLTLITVLISLFAPAVGNFEKDLEANGLSQAQTKMKLTRTNAENSQATSFGVNKGVTVLGDSVALRSKDQLESSIDNVAIDAVVSRNLSTINDLLKDYADSNALAKDVVIAGGVNEIDDYKGVINKIIKNLPKGHHIIFVTPYNGSKSGNEAQSLLQLRKYELEMAEKYDFVTVADWYQVAKENISIWNGTDGVHFGSDSDSINRGAKLYTKTIKEAIEKADKAPVKGGKK; encoded by the coding sequence ATGAGAATTAACTGGTTTTCTTATATTCGTGTGACAGGACTATTTTTGGTTCTGATCTATCATTTCTTCCCAAGTGTTCTTCCTGGGGGCTTCATCGGTGTTGATGTCTTCTTTACCTTCTCAGGGTATTTGATTACAGCGCTTTTGATCGATGAGGTATCTCGGACGCATCGCATTGATTACCTTGGTTTTATGCGACGACGCTTCTACCGGATAGTACCGCCACTTGTGTTGATGGTGCTTATCTGTACCCCTTTGGCACTCTTGGTTCGAAATGATTTTATTGCAGGTATTGGACGTCAAATTACCTCTGTTATCGGTTTTGTAACTAACTATTATGAGATTCTGACTGGAGGAAATTACGAGAACCAGTTTAACCAGCATATTTACCTCCATACATGGAGTCTGGCTATTGAGGTTCACTATTATATTCTTTGGGGTGCCTTGCTTTGGTTCCTAGCTAAGCGTGTCAAACACCAAAATCAATTTAGAGGCCTAGTCTTTATGGTATCTCTTGCCTGCTTTATGGTGAGCTTCCTATCAATGTTTATTAGTGCTTTCTTTGTTGATAGTTTTTCTCGCTTATATTTCTCATCAATTACGCATGCCTATCCATTCTTCCTAGGTTCTCTCTTTGCGACACTTTCAGGTGTGTATGAAACGACCGCTAGGTTCAAGAAAAATATACGTCTTTGGACTCTGAAAAAGACAGTCCTTTATATGGCAGGAAGTTTTGCCTTGCTCGTATTGTTGGGCTTAGTCCTTCATTTTGAGGAACGCATCACCTACCTATTTGGTTTTGTTTTGGCTAGTTTGTTCACGGCTGTTATGATTTACTCTGCCCGTGTCCTCCATGAGAAATTGCCTGGAAAATCAGAGCCTGCTCTTATTAGTTATCTGGCAGAAATCAGCTATAGTGTCTATCTTTTTCACTGGCCACTATATATTATCTTTAGTCAATTGACCAATAATATTATTGCAGTCATTCTGACAACGATTCTGTCAATTGTTTTTGCGACACTTTCCTACTATATAATAGAGCCATTTATTGCAGGAAGAAAGGCCAGTCTCTTTGGAATAGACTTAGACTTGACGCCGTACCGACATATTGTGCTTTATGTATTTAGTGGTCTTACCTTAATTACAGTGCTTATTTCTCTCTTTGCGCCGGCTGTAGGGAACTTTGAGAAAGATTTAGAAGCTAATGGGTTGTCGCAAGCTCAGACTAAAATGAAATTAACTCGTACAAATGCGGAGAACAGTCAGGCTACTTCATTTGGTGTGAATAAGGGAGTGACAGTTTTAGGGGACTCCGTAGCTCTTAGATCAAAAGATCAGCTGGAATCAAGTATTGATAATGTCGCTATAGATGCAGTAGTCAGTCGTAACCTATCAACAATCAACGATTTGCTTAAAGATTACGCGGATAGTAATGCTCTTGCTAAGGATGTTGTCATTGCTGGTGGTGTTAATGAGATTGACGACTATAAAGGCGTTATTAATAAAATCATCAAGAATTTACCTAAGGGTCACCATATTATCTTTGTAACACCATATAATGGAAGTAAATCTGGTAACGAGGCTCAATCTTTGCTTCAGTTACGTAAGTATGAGTTAGAGATGGCGGAGAAATATGACTTTGTGACAGTTGCTGACTGGTATCAAGTGGCTAAAGAAAATATTTCTATCTGGAATGGTACAGATGGGGTTCACTTTGGATCTGATAGCGACTCAATTAACCGTGGCGCTAAACTCTATACTAAGACAATTAAAGAAGCTATAGAGAAAGCTGATAAGGCACCAGTTAAGGGTGGTAAGAAATAA